The sequence agttttaataattctaagcatcatcatcatcatcatcatcatcattggcATCAATGGCtggaggtggctgagcattatacatcctcataaacgcctccaattgagccatgCGGTCCTGTATCTCTTGGCGtgctgcttgctctgccgccatgcgctcctccatctgttggcgttgtgcttgctctgccgccaatcgctcctccagcgtggagatccatgtctcataaagctgctgagacaccgcagaactgcccgtgctgcggatagaccccctactagcctgactctgcccggcactcccgacgccgtagatccgtgacctatccgGATGCACCAtctccaaatacacctcgtctagccggttatgtcgtcctgtggcagcggccacttgatgaacctcggcctaattcatacataacaatgcataattgttagaaaataaatacattcactagatatttgaataaacttaaacacttacgtcaattcttgcatctctcggagacgtataacttccgtcggggtacatgtggaggcggaggaaggtggcatagttcgaTGAATCCTGGGGAAAATCAGCCTCCAAGCTCTgtagatgcatttatataactcgtgataagttatattagtcaagatattaatttaatttatatacttaattatttgttaattacatacctCTAAAAAATTGACTTATATTTATGTATGAGAAATATTCGTACTACAAACGCACTACTTCATGTTTGCTGCGTACAAAAATGATAGTAGAATATATGTATGATACATAGAGAAGTTTTGCGTCAAACTGTTTACATGTCAAAATTGGTAAGATGTGTAATTGAAAAATTGATTAATCCGTGAAACATGTGGTGAGAATTAAGAAGAACATCACAATGAGTGTTATGTTAAGGAGAAATTATCGTAGAAATATAAACAATATATAAAACagtaaaacaacacaataattTGGTAGCCTAATTCAGTGAACCACCTACATTTGGAGGGCCTCCTCCAAGAGAAATACTTTCACTATATATGAAGATAAGATTACAATTAATATGTCATTAATATGAATTTTGACCGATGATAAATTCTGTGCATAATACGATCTCATATAgtagtaatttttatataatttgaatatgAATTTTGTTAATAATACGATCTCgtagtaatttttataaaattgatacgACAATTTCACACAAACTTTATTGGTGATATAGAAATAGTGCGactgtccccaaggggacaccaagtgGTGCGACcttctgtgtgtgaacagtgaggtctcgggttcaaaccccactgctccccctccccaactcccccaagtcaaaaaaaaaaaaaaaaaatagtgcgACTCGGTTGGGCAATTTGCATAATCGAAAATTAAATTGGTGACACGAGAAAACGTCCTTGATGACGAAGTCAAGGTAGACTAGAAAAGAATTGTTGGTTTATCTTGACCATGACTAACTTTTAACCCATTCGTGGGGATCATCATGATGTAGTGCGTTTGTAGTACGAATATTTCTCATACATAAATATAAGTCAATTTTTTAGAGGGACAATataaatcaaaaataatttagaaatttattagcAAAAGAATtaaatacatgtatatatataaatagtgcATGGCCTGGGGCAACACGCGTGAAATTAAAATGAGTGGTAtgcgtgtgcgtgtgttggcctaatggtaggaggttaatgcccGAAACCTgaagtcttgggttcgagtctttCGTCGCGCGgtttttgaatttctttatttacttacataatttattaaaaaataaataaaaatgagtgGTATGTTGGGAATTAAAATAATGAGCCCAAAACAAGTTAGGCATTataatgaaattatatatatgcatcATTTTAACCTAGACAGTCTGTAGGAACCAAATTGAATGCATGTGGTCTCCATTAAAACTTCATTTTAACCTATGAGGTACTAGTCTGTAGGAACCAAATCTAATTAGGATTTATTAgttatcaattaaaatttattaatcctaattgaATGCATGTGGTCTCCACACACATGATATCACCTAAGGACGTCCTCTTGAAATGATGATTAtaacatatatgtatatataggtcACATCATttcttttatctaattaattaggttaaaaaatttcaaaaacatatGTACTACTAAATTTTAAgcaacaatattttattttattttattttattttatttttgtattaaaaCTACAATATTGTTGTACAGAAGATATTAGAGTGTAAGAAAAGGTTAACAGACGATTAgattatatgatatatattcattataacatggaaaaagaaaaagtcaaaaatataaaaagaatattcCAATAAAAGAATACTAgtacatatacatataaagaATAAATCCATAGAAAAAAATAATGGTGAGGAATATATATctgaaaagaaagaagaaaagaattcCTAGCTAGAAGAAAAGAAGGGTCATGGCGCGGGCGACGTCATCATATGTTGAAACTCGTCGAAGGTGAGAACTCCGTCGGCGTTGAGATCGTAGGTGGCGATCATGTCGCCGCACTGATCGACGCTCCGCCGCTCCCCCAATCTGCTGAGCATCCGCCTGAGGCTGGACGGCGTAATGCACCCGCTCCCCTCCATTTCGTACATCTTGAACGCCTCCTTCAGATCGCTCGccttctcctcctccgccgcctctTCCACCACTCTCACCAAATCCTCCATGCTCAGCAGTCCGTCCCCGTCCGAATCCATCagcgccaccgccgccgctgcctcctCCTCCGTCATCTCCCCCACTATCGCCCCCACGCACCGCTGCAGCTCCGCCGGGCACACCTTCCCGTCCCCGTTCCAATCGAATCGCTTGAAAACTTGCGCATATTTTTCCATCCAATCCAATATATGTCTCTAAATTAAACCtccaaattttaattaagaGAGAATTAGTGATTGAATCTCCTTCAAACGGAACAACGCTTGCGCCATGcttatatatacacatatatatagcaGTTTCGTGGAAGTAAATCTCACGCGCAATTGATAAGAAATATATAGGGTTTTACGCGAATTTTGACCGGAACTATTATTGTTGacaataaagaagaaaaattgatatatatatatgtgaatgTATAGTAGCCGTATTTATCTAGTTTCCAGGTAACTGGGAACCAGTCACAAATTTCAACCACTAGTTGAAATACTAGAATCACGGCTTGAAATTTCTTTAATGTTATTCCAAGggccaaaaaatatattaattggaatcacaatatatatatatatatatataggggagcgctccaatgaaaccccctatttttagtgagacctgagacacgatctcgtgcgtttatttcatcaatcctatgactgatattgtatctagagggataatttttttttttctcatggttcgaatcctggagggagtgaaatattttaaattccgttattcatcagtatatactgcattgttcatcggtatatactgtcttgttcatcagtttatatgtcttattcattaccaattttttaaatttcattattcatcagtatatactgccttgtaacctttgttcatcagtatatatgtcttattcatggtcttcagtgtctcacgaaaaatatgggTTTCACTGGAGcacgcccctatatatatatatatatatatatatatatatatatatatatatatatatatatatatataggggaaggctaacataaaaacgcttcttaaaatataaattaggaaccattttcagcccttagatcatcaagatctacggttgattcatcaccttgttggataaattcatgatcctgagttcgaatcccaaagatagcaaaaaattatttttcccaattcatgcctttaattatacagtttattcatgcgtgttatacataaaattcatgcatttttactggttcgtaattcttaaaataagggtggtttattgaataaccaccccctaatatatatatatatatatatatatatatatatatatatatatatatatatgagtgtgTTTACTTTTTTCCCCTCTAAATAGACGGATAATATAATGAGATATAAACTTAAAGTGAGGATCACATTCTTATttggtttgaaggataatatatttattcactcCTTATAAGGTAGTGTAAAATTATACCAGTACCATctgtataaaattatccattttccAAGCGATAAGGGGCTGcccaaaaaattatacaatctgCCCGAATTTTTTTATACTATTAAAGCAAACGAAATTAAGGTGGTAAACGTAGCTTATCCCTTCATTATACCTCAAAGAAAACAcaccttttatatatatttatatatatagggaagggatcaatgaagaatgctaaatgtagaaggaaacaacgaaggctgatcgaataactcaatacatttactgaataaatcacgtgagcgcatgaacgaaaaatgtacgtgtttattcagtaaaataactattcgtgcggtcgcgtgatttattcggtaaatttattgacttattcagaacgaaatatagttacttcttcatagatcccaaccctatatatatatatatatatatatatatatatatatatatgtgtatatatatatatagggtgtggatctagagagaactacattatttgtgagaacgggagaaccatcaaatctaatgcatccactgtaaaaattaatgcattcgctgttaaaattaatgcactaaattttttttaaaaaaatgctcccttcaggattcgaacccaggacctgcattcatccaacaagat comes from Salvia miltiorrhiza cultivar Shanhuang (shh) chromosome 3, IMPLAD_Smil_shh, whole genome shotgun sequence and encodes:
- the LOC131016131 gene encoding probable calcium-binding protein CML31, with amino-acid sequence MEKYAQVFKRFDWNGDGKVCPAELQRCVGAIVGEMTEEEAAAAVALMDSDGDGLLSMEDLVRVVEEAAEEEKASDLKEAFKMYEMEGSGCITPSSLRRMLSRLGERRSVDQCGDMIATYDLNADGVLTFDEFQHMMTSPAP